GGTTGATGAGGATCAGTGTCATTATCGTATACACTCTACTTTGGCAAAAACTAATGCAAAATGTTTACTGTATATAATAATGACGGtagtacagatattcataatttagtatttgcaagattttatttgtttgtaaatgaaatataattatgaaatagtCATATGAAACTTCTGATCAGAATTTTTTTCTCTAAATATATTGTGTATGAATAGATCtaactttatatgttgaaaCTTGCAAGATCAAACCCCTCCCCTCCAGCAAAACGATGGtagtacagatattcataatttagtataTTAAAACATGATCTaatttgtttagaaatgaaatttgactatgaaatatcatatgaagctcttctgatcagaatCTTTTTCTCTGAATATGTaagtaaataaattaaagatGAACATGATGAATCTAGGTCTAACTTTAtatatgttgaaagttgcatAATCAGGCACCCCCTCCTCTTCTCTGTTTGAAAAAAGAAAGTTTTAAGCAAATGTGGAgcgatattgaaattacaagtttttatacTGGGTGAAATAAGCAAATTTTTACGGTCATGCAAGATTTGggggatgattttttttttcaaatgtagcACTAATATGCACGTTGGTTTCCTTATTGGAgacaaaattttaaacaaaaacaaaaataatgttAGGCCCCTAAGTGTTACGTAAAGtgataataattaaaattattcttcatatagaCCCTAATGtcacaaattttattgtaaaagaatgttaagttgccatttatatttattattatattcgtctgttaaactaaaatagctgcacacgatacttgtaaaaatcctatgaaaataaattaagaaTACAGCGCTCACGATGTGTGCAAAGAAAATTCCAATCTGGATATTATAGAATATATCCGAGTCAGGGTGGGACTTGGACACATGAAACCAAAGGGGGATGAGGGGGTGCCCACCTTTTTTTTTCCCAGTCAACCTTCAACTTGACACCCCTCCTTTTGGAAAAAAACCCCTGATGCTGCATGTCTGCTTGGGGTTAGAAATAGCGCAAGTAATaactatctatatttctcttattgtcatcagagaatgtactctgaaattatcatacatttaaatataaatgtactctgaaattatcatacatttatcattaaccagtcAGTAAATTATTTCAACCGATTCGGAATAAATAGGACCTTGATCGATTTTCTTGTTCgtcctccgatgaaaaatcgACGGTGTGGCtggcatttgcattaattatgagttcagagtgatatccttgtataacaaactatggttcaccatctaataaaaaactcCTTCAGTTGCGAATAAATCGTCTATGGGTGTGCTTTTGTATTGATTCGCAAATCTTAGCATGGTCTTTTATGATgtcacaaattcaggaaatcaggaacgataatcgAGTAACGATTTTTTATTCCGACTATTTtgcactttcaattttttcaagCTAATATCgttattaatgataattatggagagaaaagGTATTGTTAAAAcccgtctcctatgacctttaagtaAATCCAGGCATATTTGAGTAGAAACTTCAATAGAAGCATATACTGTCACCAGTTCTGacattttccagaatcaaaaggGAAGTGGGTGTAGACTTTGCCTTCTAAAGAGAATAACACAAAAGGTAGATCCAACATTGGAAGAAAGTGAAGCTGAACTTTCTAATGCATCTCATTCTGCCTCTTTCAAATTAACCACATCAAAGTCATTTGGCTTTTtagcatcgtcggaaacccacgggtGATCTCGTTTTTACTCATCACCCGTGGGCAAACTCTTCGAAATATCGTTGTTAAGTATGCTAATTTGTTGATTATAGACAACCAATCAGAAagttggaactcttcaattttgaacATATGTTTATTAGTTAGCTATTTATGCTAAATATCTTGTTGAAGCCCATTAAAACatgcaaattttgttttaaaacaattgaAGACAAGTCGTACAGGTCACTTACATCAAATACCAGTCAAAAATTATATGGGAGTACCTTTCTCAAACTGCGAAATGCGCCGGTGAGTGGATTTATTTGCAATCGGTGTGTTAACTAGGGGAAAAGTTTTTGTCATTGCCGAATATACATACgtaacataaacttttatttgTTGATTTGCCATCGCGACTCTGTGCAGCAGCCAATCAAATGACCCGCGCATATTAATTACATACGATGATTTTTCGGTGAATTTGCCCACGGGTGATGAGTAAAAGACGAGATCATctgtgggtatccgacgatggcTTTTTAGAGGCCAACAAGAAAGTGTAAATTATGTTAAAGCCGCAAAAGTCACAAAACTGAATATTTAAAAGCATCTGCACAAACATGGACTGTGGGTTCCATGTTACCAATGTAAACAACGATGGAATATCTAAACAAAACATACCTACTGAGATCAATTAGACCATTTAAGGTTTCGAAACTTTTacgtaaaaacaaaaaaagaccAATATTAACTGTTTAGATTATATTATTTCTAAGTGGTATCCATGCAAACACCATTAAAATGATGAAATTGATTAAAGAAGTAACAAGTTTTATGAAACCATTGTGATAGATTGATTTGGCCTTTtatgcctttgatatttggtatgtgtgtATATCATGATAAGACAGCTAGTGTGTCATTTTTGATGACTTTTGacccttttatgtaaaggtcaaataataaaaattttggctaggcctttgatatttggtatgtgggtataccataaGACAGAGTATTGTGTGCCATTTTTgattaccttgaccttttatgtaaatgtcaaataatagaatatttgggcatttttgttgtccggaccataactttttgtcttttgacatactGATCAGACCTTAATATTTGAtttgtgggtataccatgataagataGAGTGTTTTGTGTCCtttttgatgaccttgaccttttatgtaaaggtcaaataatagaattttttggctttttttttttaagtccagaccataacttttttgtcttttgatataggtctttgatatttggtatgtgggtaccatgataagacagtgtgatGCATGTCATTTTTGCTGAACAATGACCTTGAGAATTTTTTGGGATTGTTTTGTGTGAACCATAACTTTGTTGTCattaggcctttgatatttggtatgtttaatttactatcatgtgttcacaacactgttccttgtttgaagcgcatatacagtataatctgtctaaaccgactatgtgtggttccaaagaaattggccggtttgcacagagtccggagtacagaatgttgacaataatgagagttgcttcccttgtattcactatctatgcatacgtgtgtaatgattgctaacgttttaatatatcacaaaagaattcaaaatgtaacaatataaatgtcagtgttttattgtcgtgctcatttgaaaaagtttcaatttttattaaacagtttaaaatctgggaattattcgcgcaattttctgttgctaaattgtcgatttcgtctacatcatcgccgttatcaagtgctacattatgtacgttcgtcaagtttgtgttgtgttcgtttaaaatttgtcttttccagctttcattgtaaatgtatcgctttcaactgtctcaatttgtgaaacggaaactaatgcaatgccgagtgatcgaccggacatggcgagttgtgctaacaagcagttgggaccttgtgtacaccgaatacaattgacAGCAACAATTatagggtggtgtatcatcgaggggccggtttacacaggataattaaagttaattgatagcagttgggactgtgtaagccggccgatatacagaatacgcagtatctggagtacagggaattattaataagggatttgttaaagaaatgttagggactatattttgtggccggaattgacagagcgccggagtactcagaggccggtttggacaaattatactgtatatacatataggtggACGTTATGTACCAtaagtcttaattttccactttaaagatgatcccaaaaatgtgtttaaaaactATGGTTAATGGAAGAGGAGACATCAGTTGTAGTGTGCTGTCATTGAGGTTGCACCGCATCACACCAGTCCTGTGTTGCATCATGTTAAGGCAACCTGagtttatttaaatgaaatcagGAGCATTAACGGGATTACTTTGTTTTAGCTAATGTATTctttatcatttcaaaattgcTGTCTAGGAAGAAAGTAGCCTCAGTATCATTTTTGCTATATTGTTCAGTAATTTAATTTCACTTGTAATacacaatttgattggttcattaTCAACATTCATAGAAATTAAGTTACCATTAAGTGACATTATTTGGTGTCCTAGGATTAACATCACAATATGTTTGGCTCCTCTGTTCCCAATTTGTTGCTATGGCAATACTGCTTTGCATCATACAAATCATATTTTCTGTAGAATTATTCATCAAATTACATTGAATGCATTTTACTAAATTGAATTAGAAAGATCTGAAATAATTTCCACtcttgttatacatgtaccatataaaGCAATTTGGGAGAGTTTACACTTTTTTATAAACCACTTTTCAGAATACAATGCATAAACTGCCCCAACTTCATAACATATAAAATAAGTAGAAATTACTGTCATTCCCCATCTTTCAATATTTAACAAGTTGGCGACCAAAGATCCCCACTGTGTCATTCAGCTCAGCGTGGCATTTTCTCCTTTTACCACCATGAAAAATTTAGGAGAAATTAGGTCAAAAGAACTTAGTGCAAGACTAACTTGTAATTGGGTGAAACatgaataatgttgaaattCATATCTTTCTTATTTATATTAACATTTGCCCCTATATGGATGGGGGTAGTAGTCCTGTTAGGATAAGTCAAGTTCAAGTTTAGAAATGATGactgttgtatatatatatatatatagagagagagagagagagagaataattACTTTTCgaaatgatcggtaaaagtaaaatttaaaaaaagatacacgaagacgtttagtaaagctttagcgttTTCATTTACACGAAGATGTCAATGTAAAGcctctgaagatttgaaataaaagcgctaaagctttactaaacatTCTTTGTGTATCTTTTGTATTATTTTACCATATATAAATGATTCAATACATCTCGGCGTAGTTTACAGAAATAATTATCTTTTGCAGGTTaaaagtttgaaagaaaaagtagaaaatgaaaaaggaaaagaCCAATTCCCAGCTGGAGGACAGAAACTgatatatgcaggtgatagaAATGTGTTCTAagcttttaatgattttatattcTAAATTATGTAATGGTTTCATTCAGTAAAATGATAAACAAATTTGTCGCTTTCTAggaaaaatcataaattttatGTCCTAAATCATATGGCAGATGAATTGTTTTATTcagcaaaataatttttaaaaatgtcattttccaGGAAAAATCCTCGATGATGAGAAGAAAGTCAGTGAATACAAAATCGAAGAaaaaaattttgttgttgtcatgGTAACAAAGGTATGGTTTTTATTGATAACAAAACTGCCTTTCATTTTATGCccttgtattttgaattattaatTTAATCAATGATGTGTGTTTAAAGCAAAAAGAAAGTTAATTGGAAGTTCATCATGCACcttgaaatacatttttagtAAAATTCATGAAGTTTGAAACACAATGGTCCATCAAACTGTAGTTTTGATTTTTCCTAATATGGCAGTTTAAACCAGgattaaaaatgtttttcaataaGGAAAATAGAATGGTATGAGAAATGTGGGAAGTGTAAATGATATGGCATTCACACTTCCTTCTACATTTTATTCATGCTTTATTCTATATTTATCCCAAAACCTAGAGGAGAATAAACATGATTAAAACAGCAATTTGTCCTGCTGAGACACATGGCATTTAGTTATAATGTAGAAGATTACAAATATGACATCTGGTTAAGAAAATCACACTATTTCTGTAGAGACTGAAACAAATGTacttcttttcttcttttttttttgaaaaccagtacatgttttcatgtaaattgggTAGAATTTGTGATATGAtttattgtgtatatatgtagatGAAGCAAGTTTTGTAAAACTTAATGTGAACAATAAGTCTTAAGAATGAATTTTGTGAAAAACAATGTCTTATGAATAAAGTGTATGAAAAGTACAACATATCCCGAGAACAGCTGGtttatagctcacctgagctgaaggtgtaagtgagcttttctgatcacccgttgtccatttgtctgtctctaaacttttaacatttcttcttcagaaccactgggtcaatttcacccaaacttggtaaaaagcatccttgggtgaagggaattcaagtttgttcaaatgaagggccatgtctccttcaaaagggagataatcacaaaattgcaaaaatagagtggagtcatttaaaatcttctcaggaaccactggcccagaaaaattcaaatttacatgtcagcttcctgacatagtgcagattcaagtttgttaaaatcatggcccacaggggtagggtggagtcacaataggggattaaaggtttacatgtgaatatttaggggaaatctttaaaaatattcttctcaagaaccacaggccAGTAAAGTTCAAATTTATTTGGCAGctgcctgacatagtgcagattcatgtttgttgaaatcatagtcccaggggtagggttggACCAAAATAGTGAATTAAacttttacatgcgaatatattggaaaaaatcttctcaagaaccactggtccagacAAGTTCAAATTCACATGGAAGCTTTCttacatggtgcagattcaagttacatgtgaaaatatagggaaaatcttctcaagaaacactggtcCTGACGAGTTGCAatggcagcttcctgacatagtgcatagggataatctttaaaaatcttcttaagaaccactgggtcagaaaagttcaaatttatccagcagctttctgacatgtgcagattcaagattctTAAAATCATGTGCCCTGGGGGTAgagtgaggccacaataggggatcaaaatttacatgccaatatataggggaaatctttaaatatgggccacggtgactcaggtgagcgatgtgacctcTTGTTGATAGTTACACACCTTTGAATAGAACACTAACAGCCATGTCATGTTACATTGTCGTTTCACTGCATTGTTGAGTTTTTCATCCTTTCAGATTTGATAATTAATATGATTAATTAGGAAATGTAGAACAGTACTCCAAAGGATATTAATTAACTGGCAAACTTTTCATTTCTGTTTTGTTCTGTAGAAAATTCTGTATGAAAATAGAAGTCTGAACATACTGATAAAAATTGCCACTATTTACTAACTCATGGCCTCATTAGTATTCATATAATTTCCGAAACAGTCAGGTATTATTTATTAGGTTGGAATTTTATGTatgattttgatgttttaacaGCCGAAACCAGCAGCAGCAAAGCCTGCAGAGTCCACACCTGCCCCTCCCGCTGCTGCCCCAGCCCCTGCTACCACAGAAACACCAAAACTTCAGGAGGAGAAGAAGGAGGAGAAGGAGAAGGAGGAGACTACACAAAGGTACATACATGATACactggggggagggggggggggcatgcaTGCTCCAAACATCGATGTCTCATTAAAATCTCTCAACTTTGGTTACTTCAGAGTACGATGGTTCGGAGATGCACTTTGTTTAACTTTCCTTGTCCGTCATGCACTTTGTTTAACTTTCCTTGTCCGTCATGCACTTTGTTTAACTTTCCTTGTCCGTCATGCACTTTGTTTAACTTTCCTTGTCCGTCATGCACTTTGTTTAACTTTCCCTGTCCATCTTGCACTTGAATTATATGCTGCATAGGACTTTGGTGTGGCCCTCTTCACATCCtcattttgtttgtaaataacaTGTGTCCCAAAAAATGTTCTCCAAACAAAACAATCCTATATTTAAAAGCTAAAATTTCAAAGAGAGCTAATTTTAAATTATGAGCACCATATAAAGTAAAACCGATGTTCGTTTTACTAAGTAATGGgaaaagatatattcacacaagTTTTTCTTTAGTATTTGTAAATGAGCATCACATGCTAGACACTACATGGATGAGTTCATTGCTGATTAGAGGGGTTGAAGGTTAAGACATATTCTGTGGATGAGCTCATTGCTGATTAGAGGAGTTGAATGTTAAGACATTCTCTGTAACATGCCCGAGATTCTGCATATGATGaataaatgtgtgtataaattCATGGAACCAGAATCTCTGCATACAGTAAattaatgaatacatgtatataaattcatTGAATCAATGTTAACAGTGCAAATTTTGgagaaataattgaatttttaaaaacccaGTGGAATTACTCACAGGATTTGATTGATATTGGCTGGCTAATGCTCTTGTGTGCAgttgattttatattttattttgggttattagtaattttatattatattttggGTTATTAGtgattttatattatattttggGTTATGAGtgattttatattatattttggGTTATGAGtgattttatattatattttggGTTATGAGtgattttatattatatttttgtttattactaattttatattatattttggtttattactaattttatattatattttggtttattactaattttatattatatttttggCTATTGgtgattttatattttattttgggttTTTAGTGATTTCATATTGTATTTTTGGTTATTAGtgattttatattatattttggGTTATTGGTGattttatattgtaattttggGTTATTAGTGattttatattgtaattttggGTTATTAGTGATTTTATACTGTATTTTGAGTTATTAGTGattttatattgtaattttggGCTATAAGTGATTTTATACTGTATTTTGAGTTATTAGTGattttatattgtaattttggGTTATTAGTGAGGCCAAAACAGAAACCCCATCAGCTACAAGTACAGCTACAGCCTCTACAGAGACCCAGGAGAGTGAAGCATCCGGTCAAGTGTCAGCAGAGAGCATGTTGGTCACCGGGCAGGAGTATGAAAACATGGTTCTCGAGATCATGTCCATGGGCTTTGAGAGAGATCAGGTGGTGCGAGCGTTACGTGCTAGCTTTAACAATCCAAACAGAGCAGTGGAGTATTTGTTTCAGGTAAGCTATGATAGTGTCCGCCTTTATCGATTATTCATAAACATGTCTATAACCTTGCTGCTGTTAAAGGAGCATGGACCtgatttgagctgaacattttcatatttaatttttccatttttattgttcacaatgcttaactaaagtatttatAATGGTCAACcacaatttgaatatcagttgttgagttacatgtacatagctaCACCTCACTGTTACAGGGGATTCCCGAGACAACAGAACAGGAGGCCCCCCCTACCAGTGCCCCTGTAGCTCCAGCCCCAGCCCCCACCTCAGCACCTGTATCCGAACAGACTGCCCAGCAGACTCCCTCAGCTTCTAACCCTCCAGGAACTGGGTCATTACTGGTGCCCCCAGCAGGACAGACAGGAGGTTTGTAGGGGACGTTTTCTTTTACAAACACTTGTAACTATTATTTGTATTGTGCAATCCATGAAGTTGTGTTTGTCTCTTACCACAGGAGAAGATCCCCTGTCATTTCTTCGAAACCAACCACAGTTTCAGAGAATGAGACAGCTGATTCAAGAAAATCCTCAAGTTTTACCAACACTCCTGAATCAAATAGGGCGATCCAACCCGCCTTTATTACAGGTAATCTACACTAAGGTAGCTTGTAAACACTATATGTGTACATTGCAATGGTCTTCATATTTTTATGTGCAAATGTTAGGACTGAATGACCTGATAATgagtgcaacccccccccccccccccaaaaaaaagaagagagtGAATACATGTTCCATTGAGtgttatttttaggtcacctgagccactcaggtgacctatctTCATCCTGTGTTGTCATCCATTAACAAttctacatttttaacttcttaaaaACTGTTACCAGTTTTGATGTGAAGCATCTCTAGGATCAGAGGaatataaattgtgaatttttttaCCTTATCACCCCCGGGGCCTCAtgggtggggccaaatttgcaaaaaattaccatattttcaaaaattttctctaCTTCcacaaatgtgagagaaaaactaaatgcatggttatgatgtccatgaagctctctacctgaattgtgaaattcatggctcttGGGTTCCAGCCCTAGGGCAGGGCCAATATGACCATATAGTGAACATGTAGAAAATTTTCTCTACTCCCatttatatttgagaaaaactaaatgcatgatgtAATTGAGTAGAAATTGTAtgcatatttttaaacatgtgcACAAGACTCCATATTGAGGCTTAAATGCAaatatgatactcaggtgaccaataaggcccatgggcctcttgttgaactTTCTATTTTTAGACTGTTTCTTGCAGATGATAAGTCAGAACCAGGAGAGATTCATTCAGATGTTAAATGAACCCCTGGAGGCTGGTGAGGTTACAGATCAAGCTcaggggggtggtggtggtggtggtggtctGCCTTCCGCAGGCGGTCCTCCAGGCAGCGGTTTCATACAAGTAACGCCATCAGAAAAAGAGGCTATAGAGAGGGTAAGTTGAATCATTACAATCACAGCTCATTCTGAATCAATACAATCACAGCTCATTCTGAATTGTTACAACCACAGCTCATTCTGAATCAATACAATCACAGCTCATTCTGAATCATTACAACCACAGCTTACTCTGAATCAATACAATCACAGCTCATTCTGAATCAATACAATCACAGCTCATTCTGAATCATTACAACCACAGCTCACTTTGAATCATTACAATCACAGCTCATTCTGAATCAATACAATCACAGCTCATTCTGAATCATTACAACCACAGCTCATTCTGAATCAATACAACCACAGCTCATTCTGAATCAATACAACCACAGCTCATTCTGAATCAATACAATCACAGCTCATTCTGAATCATTACAATCGCAACTCATTCTGAATCAATATAATCGCAGCTCATTCTGAATCAATACAATCACAGCTCATTCTGAATCAATACAATCACAGCTCATTCTGGCcaaatttttagaaaagaaGCGCATATTTTCATTCGAACTTTCTGTAGAATACACGTAAAGAATAGATAAAAACCATTATTACAAGTATTAATGTCAATctaatttttttgtgattttaattaaactacagtgttatttatattttatgtattcGAAAAGCaaagaaatttattttgtaatgtgTACCTTGATCATctttcgttttctttttcagCTTAAAGCATTAGGATTTGCAGAAAGTATGTGCATACAGGCCTATTTCGCATGTGAAAAGAATGAGGATTTAGCTGCAAATTTTCTATTATCACAGAATTTTGATGATGATGAACAGCAGAGTTGATAAGTTAATACAGGACTgcactaaaagaaaaaaacccgaGTTTGGAAGGATAAAAAACAACTCTGTTCATTTTTGAACTGTTATCATTGTGTAACTTTCTAATTTGTTTATTGTTTCAAAACATTGACTTTGATCTGTGGTTTATGTGAACCTGTATTAagtatttttttattatgaGCTAAAGAAATAACAGTATAGTTTGCTGAATTCATTGAAGAGTTACATGAAATACGATTTTCAAAATTACCAAAgcaaaaaacattttatttcatggaCAGTCATGTTTTGCTGGGGAAAATGTGTATATTCTATACCTAGTAGTTCAAGtatctaaataattcattttgtgAAATGTATAATCGCAAGAAAAACCATTTTCAGTTAGAGGAAATGCCCCGTCTTGGTTCCACTGAGGGTGTGGACTTTTCTGGACGACTCCTCCACGGGTTGTTAAACTGTATACAGCTTTTTCACCTCTCCCATACTAGAACAGTTGCAATGATATGTAATTCTAAGAGCCGAGTAGCTTTGACATTACCAGCAGTAATGTAAAATGTTATGTCTTGtgaattattattaaatggaagAAACAGTTTTCAATGTTGTATTTTTATAGGCATGTTTTTGGAGAGCATAAGAAAAGAATTTCTCAAAGAAACTAGGGTACATGATGTACTCAttcacgcacacacacacacacacagatataacAAATCAGCGATCGCCTTGAAAATCTTCAGTGTGATGGTACGTGTATATACACGGAATGATTTAACATTATATAAACGATTTTTAAGGCGATCGCTGATTGGTTAATCTGAGATGACCTCTAATGGGGAATTGTTAGATCCTTGTGTAGTGATAGTAGGTGaacggatcaaaggatctaattttaaggtaactccatactcacattattatct
This genomic window from Ostrea edulis chromosome 4, xbOstEdul1.1, whole genome shotgun sequence contains:
- the LOC125669467 gene encoding UV excision repair protein RAD23 homolog B-like → MFVTLKTLQQQTFKVEVGPEDTVKSLKEKVENEKGKDQFPAGGQKLIYAGKILDDEKKVSEYKIEEKNFVVVMVTKPKPAAAKPAESTPAPPAAAPAPATTETPKLQEEKKEEKEKEETTQSEAKTETPSATSTATASTETQESEASGQVSAESMLVTGQEYENMVLEIMSMGFERDQVVRALRASFNNPNRAVEYLFQGIPETTEQEAPPTSAPVAPAPAPTSAPVSEQTAQQTPSASNPPGTGSLLVPPAGQTGGEDPLSFLRNQPQFQRMRQLIQENPQVLPTLLNQIGRSNPPLLQMISQNQERFIQMLNEPLEAGEVTDQAQGGGGGGGGLPSAGGPPGSGFIQVTPSEKEAIERLKALGFAESMCIQAYFACEKNEDLAANFLLSQNFDDDEQQS